From the Anguilla rostrata isolate EN2019 chromosome 12, ASM1855537v3, whole genome shotgun sequence genome, the window TACTCTTAGTCCATCCAGGCCAAGTCTCATACTGTGACGATAACCTATTTTGGCCTTAGTCAGTACTTAGACATGGGTGcatgtttctgtcttttttttacatttaactggAATGTAACAGAAGTGTTGGGAATGCAGATCTGGTGATGAAGATGATCAGGCCCTTCCAACTGGGTCTTCCATCTAGAGTGTTTTTGTTAATTGCTTGCTAAACTTGTTAACCTTCCTGAAAATTAGAGAAATACATGGAAAGATATATTAGAACTTTAAGAAAACTCAGTCACAGTTCGCCACTGACACGCAGCACCATACTGCAGGTTAGGACAGCAACAAAGTACGTAGCACTGATGATTTGGTCAGTATAGAACAGTTTAGTACAGTGTGAACTGGACTGATGGACATGCTTTGAATAACTGTTTCACAATGCGTATTATCCTTATCAGACcagtgttttgtaattgttccaatgaccttccgtatgcacttattgcacttcgctttggataaatgactgtaatgtaatgtaatgtaatagctaAGCTGAACTACATGCTAGTGGATGCGCTATATGGATAATGTGCTGCCATAATGTAGCTACAATTCAGATAGCAGGCTATTAGTTAGCAATGCACAATCTACTTGTAACTATAGCTCCTATTGAACTATGTCTGAGCTAGTCAGGGCACATAGCTCAGACATAgaacggttgtctggcagtGAGGGTTGCGGTTCGATCCGCCTGGCGTGTCGAAtgtcctgagcaagacacctaaccctaaaGCCTGGTGAGTGAGAGGATCAATTGTAAAGGCTTGGATAAAACgctataaatgcagtccattacatTTATAGCTAAAAGTAAACTAACTCAACTCCTAGCTAGCATGCTATCTCCTACTGCCTTGGTAGCTAATGTAACTAGCAAAAGTTAATGATATTTAAAACGCAGAGGCACACATCATTTCTATCACAACCTATCAGTGACACTGAAGTATAATTACAGGGTTGTGATGGAAAAGAGGCCTGAGTTTGAACCAGGGTCTTTAAAAGGTGATTATCTCCATAAATGGCCAaacacagaggaggaagaagaaccGCCAATGGACGGAGCTAAGCAGAAGGCAGAAGTCATGAAAGCATCTGCGCATCTTGAGAAGGAACAACACAGTGGCTGCGCTCCTTCCAGAGAAGAACCACAAGTGGCCAGTGTGAAAATGAAGAtaagaaaagcacagaaaagccaACCGCAAGGGCATTAGATTGTGAGGAGATGGAAATTGATATAATACAGGCAATAAGTATTAGGCTGCctgtggttttttatttattttttgttttaggtaGAAAAGAATACAGTTAATTTgcgcaaatttaaaaaaacaattagaaaaaaacatttgaaaaaccaACCAAAgtgcaaattttttttcttccaattttCAATACTTATGATAccacaaaaagatgagttttacttgaaaataaacTAAGACNNNNNNNNNNNNNNNNNNNNNNNNNNNNNNNNNNNNNNNNNNNNNNNNNNNNNNNNNNNNNNNNNNNNNNNNNNNNNNNNNNNNNNNNNNNNNNNNNNNGGCCTCTAGCTCGTAGAGACTCACGTTTGTAACTGACAATTCCTAGACCGCTGTATGGTGGCGCCATCTAACGTGTCTCCTACTGCCTTGGGTAGCTAATGTTAGCGAGCAAACTAGCGTTAGTTAATGATACTTAAAAGGCAGTGGCTGACATAATTTCTATCACAAACTCAGAGTTTTAACCAGGGCCTTTTACAGGAAGAACCACAATCAGCCTGTGAGAAAATTAAGAAAAGCCAACCACAACGGCAGAAAGGATAGCAGACAAAGAATACCATGTGGGGGGTTTATGAAGATTGTGAGGAGATTGAAATTGATACAATACAGACAATAAGTATTAGgcctgtggttaaaaaaaaaatttaggtagagaagaattcagacaatttatgcacatttattgaaaaacaaCCCAAagtgcaaacttttttttcctccaatttCTACttacaattttacttaaaaataatgcaagacacaactttcctcaaaatagcctcctttggctttaatgacaattaaataaatgataggAAGTCCATATCCATTCGTTCTGCACAGTGGGAGCTGGagtggtgggaggtgggtggagtgCTAGTTGAATTCCACTGAATACAGTGAATCGGCAGCTATGATCAGCTGGTCAAAAAGAAAGTGCATCTGCCATTACCCAATCTTTCTTAGGTgtgttgatggtgcttggcccactgGAGACTTTCTTTCTTGTTAACGGCACATATCAAGGGCTCTTTCAGATACACATCCGTTTAGACCAAGAGATCGCAGTCCCCATTTCACTGCAGGCAGGGAAACTAGTTTCTCTCTAGTTGCATTGAggtcattttgcatttgtggtGCAGTGGTTAATCAAGTTATTTGTCTTCTACCttttgatcttcctggtctcctgttaacattactgctcATCAGCTGGACCACTCCGAGTGTGTACCGAACGCTGCACCATCGTAAGCTTCTTTGCAGTTTCTCACAGGGAATAACCTTTTTggcacaatatgtttacttagCCCAACACATCTAAGTCTAACGCCTTCTTCTTTGCCACATTTCCTGCAACTTTAGTGTCTGCAGCCAATTTATTGACACCTGTTTTaaacttaaggtagataagattcaCTCAATTAGTCACCATTActccctccaccctcacctgaactaatttttaatttttaactttTAGTTTAATCACCACTCTATCCCTATTATTCTTGGCAGAACTTGAAAAGacgtttgttattcaataaatgcacatacattattatttatcatttattttatttatttattatttatatataaatttatttattatttagaattattttatattatttataatttattattatttataagtgTGTGGCCTAACACTTATAAATAAGAGCACTGCTGTCagactactgtgtgtgtgtgcgtgcgtgcgtgcgtgcatgtatgcaccTCAGTCCAAAACAACACCACTCAGGCAATGCATCCCCGTTCCTGAAGTCTAATGCATACTATTAAAAAATCTCCATTATAGTCTTTCTCAGtcttttctgtttggtttttataCTGTGGCTGAAGGAGTTCTGAGGGGatgttcacacaaaaaatggcaaagaaTGCTAAACAGAGACAATAAGAAAACTAGGATGCCTGTGACTCAGACAAGTGTTCAGTTCCACTTTACTCCTCCCAAGGGCGTGGCTTGAAGAAAGGGGTCAAGGAAGGATGTAAAAGGCTGTGAGGGGGGAGATTTTTGGCAGATTTTTGGAGACACACTTCTGATCAACACCAGCCTTTTTCTCTGAGTAACAACCCATTCCAACAGTGAGACCAAACAAACGTGAGAAACAGTGGGGGGGTTTCTTTTAGTGTCTGTatgattcatttttcttttatatatttCGATTCTCAGTAACATGCTTAGCTAGAGTTGTAGCATCAGTATTCACTCCTCTACATGTAGAGCAGGCAAGATGTGTTGGATTGGGCCCTGGGAGTGGACTAAGGTGAGTTGGCTTGGGTAGCGGTCTATCTAGCGTGATTCTAGGGGGGGTCTTCAGCACTATTCGGATATATTAGGTACACTAGGTACTGTATACTATGTATGGTAATCAGGGGTAATGCAGGGTGTCATGTAGGGTCATTAACTCAGAAATACAGCACcctccataacatttgggacaaagacatatttgatCCCGATTTGGCTTCGTACTCCACAAtattaaatttgtaatcaaacaattatttttactaAAGGATacaaaaatatcctttaataaaagctgagaatctactttgttccaaacattttgGAGGGGCACTATATATGATCaaatattaatcaaataaaaaatgaaaaattttctATGAATCATCCTTCCTAAGCAGTACATGACTTCCTCATAGGAACAACATAGACATTTGTGATTGTTAGTGTGTAGTGCTTTTTTCAGTGGTGTGTTTTTCATGGTATGTCATGGCAGTGTCACTTCCTGCATCATCACTGACATAACACATCATAAGCCTGCAGTGAGCTCCAGGCtatatgtattttatacatATTGGTTTCAACATGTAGAAATTATAATACTTTTTGCACacagctcccccctccccatttcaggacaccataatgtttgggacatattaatgttatgtaaatgaaaactgTCATGTTTactactttgtcacatatcctctGCATGCACTGACTGCTTCAAGTCTGTGACCAATAGACATCGCCAGGTGCTGGGTATCTTCTGCTAGGCCTGtgctacatttacattacattacaggcatttggcagacgctcttatccagagcgacgtacaacaaagtgtataaccataaccaggaacaagtatgacgaaacccctagagagaagtaccagtccaagtgcagggaacaaccgcatagttcaacttggaccctgaaggttaaactgattaaacaCATAAACAACGCGAGACACGGACAACACGCAGTctcatggaaaaaatacaagcggtagttaagacagttaatgcacctaagtcacctacgaaacagctgcctagttacaaccctaagcttacagttatttacaggggggtagggagggatggggagaggtgcagcctgaagaggcgagtcttcagtcgtcgtttgaaatgggtcagtgtctctgctgttctgacctccacggggaggtcattccaccatcgtggggccagaacagacaggagatgtgttctggaagtgcaggtgcgaagagggggaggtgctaggcgtcctgaggtagcagaacggagggatctggctgggtTTACTACacccatcttcagctcctgcttgttttgaggGCCAGTTGCTTTAAGTTTACTCTTCAGCATTAGATCATTTTCCCCTAATCAATATGCTTTGAATCATTTTTCAGTTAAGGAGAACAGTTTTGCTGATGGTAAAATGGGAACTTGCATGGACATCAATATGTATGTAAGGATATGTGCCTTTGATATGGTTCGCATGGGGAAGAAAATTCCTTCAAGTGTGTAAACAAAGATATCTATTTAACTAAACTCTGAAACAcaattgaagaaaaataaaatagcacatgtacacacacacacacacacaaacagacacacacacatgcacacgcacacatgcatgcccacatctacaaacaaatatgcacacacatacacaaacacacatatacacacatacaatcacacagagacacacgcgcacacacacacaaacatgcacatacacaaacacacacacacacacacacacatacacacaatcatgcacacatctgcacacacattgGTTTGTATGCAAACCAAAATCTGGCTAGCTACTGACCTTTGtcaaaaagcagagagagggaaaaagggagggagaaagagtgaccTCCAAATAGTGTATCAAGGTAGATAATGAGGAGCCAATATAAGAAGAGGACCAGTCTGCCCCAAATCCTGACTCTGCTGTGGAACTGTGTGCTACAGGTAAAGTGCTCAGAATTCTGCTAAACTGGTTCTCTGAATTCCACTGGCTCAGATGCAGGTCTTGGCAGCACTGTGCTTCCTTGTCTTGGCACACCTGCCCCTCCTGAGGGGGGAGGTAGTAGGAAGCTTCCAGGACATCCCGCAGTGCCTGGACTTCTTCTACGAGGGCAAGGTGCCCGAGTGGGGCGCGGCCACGCCTGGCGCCGCCCGTTTGTGTCAGCGCTTCCAAAACCGCTACCACTTCGCCACGCTGTACGACACGCTCCACCGCATCGCCGTCTACTCCGCCTACCGCTTTCAGACCGGCAATGACCCGACAAGGAATGACTGGTGTATAGAGCCACAGGTGAGTACTGAGGAAGACTTACGGTGACCTTCCTCCCCACTTACTTCAGCAGCTCTGCCGCAGCGTCACACTCCTCTCTGGTATATTTTCACAGGCATCACACTCATGGTGGTGGATTCAACACATAGtcaaacacgcacgcatgcatgcacgcacacacacagtggtctGACTGCAGAGCTGTTTCACAGCTTGTGGACAGGAGCTGGAATGCAGggatggaggaagagaaggacCTCATAACTGAACACAAGGGGGTGTACTTTGGTGAGAGGCAGGCTCTCGAAGAGGACTACATAAACTCTAACTATGACCGTGGGCACCTCAATCCAAAACAACACCAATCAGGTAATGCATCCCCATACCTTGGGTCTAATGCATACTATTCAAAAATCTCAATTCTAGTATTTCTCAGtcttttctgtttggtttttataCTGCGACTGAAGGAGTTTTGAGGGGATGTTCACACAAAAATAGCAAATAATGCCAAACAGAGACAATAAGAAAACTAGGATGCCTGTGACTCAGACAAGTGTTCAGTTCCACTTTACCTGCTGGTTTTTTATTCCAGCAGACCTGCCAAACTGGTAATTGGGGCTCTAAGAGTGAATCCAGTATGGTCAGCTGTGCATTGTGTTACTAATGCTATTCAAACCAGGTTTGTTGTCTTGAGAGCAGTACCCTGAGGAAGAACATTACAGTTACGAAACGGATATTGAGTGAATGTACTTTTAAGAAACAGCATCCCCTAAAAATGATCTTACCATCTCTCTCTATATcttttatctctctctatctctctctctctctgtgctccccCCTTCCTGCAGGGGACAGCCGTCAGGCCACGTTCACACTCACCAACGTGGTGCCACAAACACCCAATCTGAACCAGAAGGCCTGGGTTACGTACGAGCATCAGCTGACCAAACTCTTCATAGCCCAGTGCGCACAGGCCTACGTGCTGGTGGGCGCCATCCCTTCCAATAACACCTGGATCGGCGAGCGGGTCAACATCCCCGACTACATCTGGAATGCCTACTGTTGCCTGGACAACAACGGCCGGCCCATCGGCAGCGGAGGGGCCACAGTTCGCAACACTGGGGGGACCCGTGTCAAGAGGCACACTCTCTCAGAGCTGAAACTGCTCCTGGGTCAGTACACAAAATCACCAGTGGAGGAGCTCTTTCACAACAACTGTGAAGCTTAGAGGAGTATGGTATGTTAGAGAAGTGTAGtcagacacaccccacaccccactctTTATATGTTTCTGTGCCAATTAACATATGAGAGTCATTTACTTCCCTGTAATTCCCATTGCCCATAAGCTTATTATCTAATACATGCACCAAAACTCACCTATTTGCACTTTAGGCATTTGGCTGATGTTTTTAGGGGAAAAAGGCAACACTGCAATCTCACAAGTTCTCCCCATTCAGCTCTTAAATAATCaacattgtttaattttgatgTGGTTACAGCTACTGTAATAATGGAAGTAAAGACAAACTTCCATGGGTCAATAACACCATTTATTATGTAGCTAACCATGCCTGcttccacaagcacacacacacacacgcgcgcgcgcacacctGTCCCTGGCTCTCATAAATGTCTGCATGATTCTGCCATTCACAATAAAGGCTTAATTCATCAGAAATCAGTCCCATCTTGTCTGATTGCATAAGGGAATAAATAGGCAAATGACACCATACGGTACATTAAGACACTGAGCTCCATCAAAACTGAAGGATACCTATACAAGTCCCTGGAGTATGTTACTCTGAGTAGTATGCTGTGTAGACACACAGTCACCAAGCAATGACCCTGGATCCTTTAACATATGTCTGATGGATTTAAAATGACACTTGGTATTTGCAGGCCTCTAGCTCATAGAGACTCACGTTTGTAACTGACAATTCCTAGACCTCTGTATGGTGGCACCATCTAACGTGTCTCCTACTGCCTTGGGTAGCTAATGTTATCTAGCAGGCTAGCGTTAGTTAATGATATTTAAAAGGCAGTGGCTCACATCATTTCTATCACAAACTCTCAGTGTGACACTGAAGTATAATTGCAGCGTTGCGATGGAAAAGAGGCCAGAGTTTGAACCAGGGCCTTTTACAGGAAGAACCACAATGGGCCCGTGAGAAAACGAAGATGCAAAGAAAAGCCAAACACAACGGCAGAAAGGAAACAGGACAGCAGACAAAGAATACCATGTGGGGGGTTTATGAAGATTGTGAGGAGATTGAAATTGATACAATACAGACAATAAGTATTAAGGTTTCCtgtggtcttttaaaaaaaattttaggtagaaaagaattcagttaatttgtgcacatttaaaaaacacaaaagacacaactctcctcaaaatagccttcttgggctttaattacaattaaataaattattggaagtctcaAACTTTTCCCCTCCTAATTTGTAGGTGCCCCTATGAAGATTCTAGGGGTGATGCGTGGTGAAGAACTGAATTGgagatgctttaaaaaattattgtgtGCGTCTAACTGAAACTGTTAGGTTTCTCTGCAGATATCGACACTGGAAGACGAAGAAGCAGCTCAAGCAACTATAAACAGATAGAACCACATATTCATCAACCACACGGTGCAGCAGGGTGGAAATGACTGCCATCTCGCTTGATTGTGTTCCACCGCAACCATAGACCCGCTGTCAGCCGCCCATACCAAGAGGACCCAGCACTGCTATGCCGAAATGTAGATGGCACTATCTCTCCTGACATTAACCGGGACTGGCCCAGTACTCTTAGTCCATCCAGGCCAAGTCTCATACTGTGACGATAACCTATTTTGGCCTTAGTCAGTACTTGGGGTGcatgtttctgtcttttttttacatttaactggAATGTAACAGAAGTGTTGGGAATGCAGATCTGATGATGAAGATTGGCATCAGGCCCTTGCCAACTGGGTTCTTCCATCTAGAGTGTTTTTGTTAATTGCTTGCTAAACTTGTTAACCTTCCTGAAAACGAGAGAAATACATGGAAAAGATATATTAGAACTTCTTAAGAAAACTCAGTCACAAGTTTCGCCACTGACACGCAGCACCATACTGCAGGTTAGGACAGCAAACAACAGTAACGTTAGCACTGATGATTTGGCTCAGTATAGAACAGTTTAGTAcagtgtgaactggacttgatggACATTGCTTTGAATAACTGTTTCATAATGCGTATTATACCTTATCAGAccagtgttttgtagttgttccaatgaccttccgtatgcacttattgcacttcgctttggataaaatgactgtaatgtaatgtaatgtaatagctaAGCTGAACTACCATGCTAGTGGATGACGCTATATGGATAATGTGTGCTGCCATAATGTAGCTACAATTACAGATAGCAGGCTATTAAGTTAGCAATGCACAATCCTATTTGTAACTATAGCTCCTATTTGTAACTATGTCCTGAGCTATgtcaggggcgacatagctcaggacaTAAgaacggttgtctggcagtcggagggttgccggttcgatccccgccctgggtgtgtcgaagtgtccctgagcaagacacctaacccctaactgctctggtgagtgagaggcatcaactgtaaagcgctttggataaaagtgctacataaatgcagtcaatttaccatttataGCTAAAAGTAAACTAACTCAACTCCCTAGCTAGCATGCTATCTCCTACTGCCTTGggtagctaatgttaactaGCAAACTAGCAATAGTTAATGATATTTAAAACGCAGAGGCACACATCATTTCTATCACAACCTATCAGTGACACTGAAGTACAATTACAGGGTTGTGATGGAAAAGAGGCCTGAGTTTGAACCAGGGCCTTTAAAAAGTGATTCTTTCCAGAAATGGCCAaacacagaggaggaagaagaactGCCAGTGGATGAAGCTGGGCAGAAGTCATGAAAGCATCTGCGCATCTTGAGAAGGAACAACACAGTGGCTGCGCTCCTTCCAGAGAAGAACCACAAGTGGCCAGTGTGAAAATGAAGAtaagaaaagcacagaaaagccaACCGCAAGGGCATTAGATTGTGAGGAGATGGAAATTGATACAATACAGGCAATAAGTATTAGGCTGCctgtggttttttatttatttttttatttcaggtaGAAAAGAACACAGTTAatttgtgcacatttaaaaaaacaattagaaaaaaacatttgaaaaacaaacccaagtgcaaatcttttttcttccaaTTTTCAATACTTACGATAccacaaaaagatgagttttacttgAAAATACACTAAGACACAACtctcctcaaaatagcctcctttggctttaattacaattaaataaattataggAAGTCTATCCACAGTGGGAGCtggagaggtgagagggaggtAGAGCGCTGGCTAAACTTGTGAACAGTACTACAGTGAATCAGCAACTACGATCTGCTGGTCATAAAGTAAGTGTATCTGCCATTTCCCAATCTTTCTTAGTACAGTGCTCatggtgcttggcccactgGAGACTTTCTTTCTTGTTAACGGCACATAGCAATGGCTTTTTCAGATACACATCCGTTTAGACCAAGAGATCGCAGTCCCCATTTCACTGCAGGCAGGGAAACTAGTTTCTCTCTAGTTGCATTGAggtctttttgtatttgtggtgCAGTGGTTTCAAGTTATTTGTCTTCTACCTTTTGATCTTCCTGGACTTCTCCTTTTAACATTACTGCTCATCAGCTGGACAACTCTGAGTGTGTACCAAACGCTGCACcaggaaatcttaagcttctttgcagtTTTTCACAGGGAATAACCTTTTCggcacaatatgtttacttagCCCAACACATCTAAGTCTAACGCCtttttctttgccatatttcctGAAACTTTAGTGTCTATTTTACTCGCCCTACaggccaatggtattaggctacctgtggtcttaaa encodes:
- the LOC135235835 gene encoding endonuclease domain-containing 1 protein-like — protein: MQVLAALCFLVLAHLPLLRGEVVGSFQDIPQCLDFFYEGKVPEWGAATPGAARLCQRFQNRYHFATLYDTLHRIAVYSAYRFQTGNDPTRNDWCIEPQLVDRSWNAGMEEEKDLITEHKGVYFGERQALEEDYINSNYDRGHLNPKQHQSGDSRQATFTLTNVVPQTPNLNQKAWVTYEHQLTKLFIAQCAQAYVLVGAIPSNNTWIGERVNIPDYIWNAYCCLDNNGRPIGSGGATVRNTGGTRVKRHTLSELKLLLGQYTKSPVEELFHNNCEA